The uncultured Carboxylicivirga sp. genomic interval TAATGCGCGGCCAATAAACCAGCTGTCCCAACCTCTTTTTTTAATGGTTTCGGAAATAACATATTTGCCATTGTTATGCTCGCGATGCGTTCCGCCAATCATACCTATACCAATTAGTAATAGCTGTTGTATAACCAGCACCATAATAGGAGGCATCAGGTAAGTTCCGTATCCACCAGTTGAGTTAAACAGAGGTTTCGATACCAGGTTAACCGGGCTTATTTGTGCCATTAACTGCGATTTAGGTGTACCCCTCATCATCAGTTTTTTAGCTTGAACACCGGCTCCAAAAGTTAATCCAACCTGGGTAGCAGCTGTCATTACTTTTTTATAATGCATAATGTAACTACCATCGCAGTATACACCTAAATGAGCCTGCTCACCTTTAAAAACCTGTTTTTCAAAATCGTTATCAATGGTGATAATACCATAAATCTTCTTATTCAAAAACAGTTGTTCGGCCTGTTGAAAATCATTTATTTTTTCAGCCACTTGAATATCACCCGAGGCATCAAGCATAGTAACCAGTTTACGGCTGGTTTGCGTATTGTCATGATCAATTACGGCAACAGGTAACTCATCAATGGCCTCTTTTTGATATACAAATGCATATAATGCCGGATACAAAAGAGTAGCCACAAAAAAGATAAGTACTACTCCTGAATCTTTCACAATATTGCGAAGCTCCTGAGCTGTAAAGAAGATGATCTGTTTTATTTTATTAAAAATTGCATTCATTGTACTAATCTTTTTATCCTACAATCGGCCGTAACATTTTGGATCGTTCATTACCTTTTTCATGCGGGGTATCGATGCCAGCGGCAAAATGATAAATGCACACATAAATGCCAGTCGTGCCCATCCGGTTATTGCCGGAGCTCCGTAAAAAGCCTGGTTGAGAAATAACTCAAGGTAGTGCGTAAACGGAAACATATGCGACAATGACTGCGCTACTGCAGGCATACCTGCCAAAGGAAAGGTAAGTCCGGAAAAGCTAAAAGCCAATGCTCCAAGTATGGCCGAAGTACTAATGGCAAAACGCATATTGCGCGACCAGGCAATCAGCATAAACGAGATGCCAAAATAGGATAGTATCATAAATATTTGTCCTAATTCAACAATCAGGCGGCTGCCGTTCATAGGTACTCCTAAATAATCGTACAAAACACTGTTGTAGCTTATTCCAACTAAAATAAAAATAGATAGGTAAGGTGTTGATTTGCCAATCATTGCTTTAATAATGCTGTTATCGGCATAGGCCAACCATTGTTTACCTGTTCCGTTACGCAATTCGCGCCCTATAACGTATCCCGAAACCATCAAAACAAATATCTGTAGCAATGCCGGTAATATACCAGATACCAAAAAATACAGATAATTGATGGTGGAGTTAAACATTACTCTCGAATCGATAATGATGGGTTGAGCTTTGGCCAAGGCAGTATCGTAGGTATCACCTCTCATCATATTGCGTTTGATGGCTATACCAGCACCCATTGTAGAAGTTGCTGTTCGAACCGCTTTGCTTATTGTACCGGCAGGAATCAACAACTCGTTATTATATAGCATCACAACATCTGCCTGTTCGCCTTTCATCACCGATTTCTCAAATCCGTCGGGTATGGCAACAGTTGCGTAAATGGTAGCTTGTTTCAATGCTGTTTCGGTCGATTTAAGATCGGTATAGTTGCGCACGAGTTTAACCTCGGGTATTGCATCCAGCATATTCACCAGCTTTGATGAGGTTGAGCTATTATCATTATCGATAATGGC includes:
- a CDS encoding ABC transporter permease; this translates as MLNKEQYHGYWGLMLREWHEILRNRTLRMCLVYFPLLALIFFTQFFKAQQPKNLPVAIIDNDNSSTSSKLVNMLDAIPEVKLVRNYTDLKSTETALKQATIYATVAIPDGFEKSVMKGEQADVVMLYNNELLIPAGTISKAVRTATSTMGAGIAIKRNMMRGDTYDTALAKAQPIIIDSRVMFNSTINYLYFLVSGILPALLQIFVLMVSGYVIGRELRNGTGKQWLAYADNSIIKAMIGKSTPYLSIFILVGISYNSVLYDYLGVPMNGSRLIVELGQIFMILSYFGISFMLIAWSRNMRFAISTSAILGALAFSFSGLTFPLAGMPAVAQSLSHMFPFTHYLELFLNQAFYGAPAITGWARLAFMCAFIILPLASIPRMKKVMNDPKCYGRL
- a CDS encoding ABC transporter permease, with the protein product MNAIFNKIKQIIFFTAQELRNIVKDSGVVLIFFVATLLYPALYAFVYQKEAIDELPVAVIDHDNTQTSRKLVTMLDASGDIQVAEKINDFQQAEQLFLNKKIYGIITIDNDFEKQVFKGEQAHLGVYCDGSYIMHYKKVMTAATQVGLTFGAGVQAKKLMMRGTPKSQLMAQISPVNLVSKPLFNSTGGYGTYLMPPIMVLVIQQLLLIGIGMIGGTHREHNNGKYVISETIKKRGWDSWFIGRALSYFIIFMLVAYYLFVLTFKWFSFPIHGSSWNVMILMIPMVLASIFLAMWISTYFYFRVQSMMLFLFSSFIFLFLSGISWPIEAFPSFFKWFAQILPSTHGIQGIMKIQIFGADLAEVRNHIAALWTLTLIFFTGSSLRFRQLANKKN